The following are encoded together in the Streptomyces rapamycinicus NRRL 5491 genome:
- a CDS encoding polysaccharide deacetylase family protein — MDNQLFDYSPIVERAPIHWPDGARVAFYVGLNVEHYEVDRPSTSIFPDTRALAPDPLNYGWRDYGPRVGIWRLIESLDRHQVRASVMLNSDVAERYPQIIRAGRERNWVWAAHGKNNSILQADMSPEEERAYLTEVIGTVEKATGRRPRGWLGPALTETFRTPELLAELGLRYVLDWANDDQPYRLNVPGMLSVPYSIEVNDIQLFVGKSPSGPEFVRIVKDQLDQLYADSAGSGRVMSLVLHPFVINQPFRHRYVDQALEYVVNHPGVWVTTSDEIADHYARTA; from the coding sequence ATGGACAACCAGCTCTTCGACTACAGCCCCATCGTCGAACGCGCCCCGATCCACTGGCCCGACGGCGCCCGGGTGGCCTTCTACGTCGGGCTGAACGTCGAGCACTACGAAGTTGACCGCCCCTCCACCAGTATCTTCCCCGACACCAGGGCGCTGGCGCCCGATCCGCTGAACTACGGGTGGCGGGACTACGGGCCCCGGGTCGGGATCTGGCGGCTGATCGAGAGCCTGGACCGGCACCAGGTGCGGGCGAGCGTGATGCTCAACTCGGATGTCGCCGAGCGCTACCCCCAGATCATCCGGGCCGGGCGGGAGCGGAACTGGGTGTGGGCGGCGCACGGCAAGAACAACTCGATCCTCCAGGCGGACATGTCGCCCGAGGAGGAGCGCGCCTACCTCACCGAGGTGATCGGCACCGTCGAGAAGGCCACCGGCCGCAGGCCGCGCGGCTGGCTGGGACCGGCCCTGACCGAGACCTTCCGCACGCCGGAGCTCCTGGCCGAGCTGGGGCTGCGGTACGTACTGGACTGGGCCAACGACGACCAGCCGTACCGGCTGAACGTGCCGGGCATGCTGAGCGTGCCGTATTCGATCGAGGTCAACGACATCCAGCTCTTCGTCGGCAAGAGCCCCAGCGGGCCGGAGTTCGTCCGCATCGTCAAGGACCAACTCGACCAGCTCTACGCGGACTCGGCCGGCAGCGGGCGGGTGATGTCACTCGTGCTGCACCCGTTCGTGATCAACCAGCCCTTCCGGCACAGGTACGTGGACCAGGCGCTGGAGTACGTGGTGAACCACCCCGGGGTGTGGGTGACGACCAGCGACGAGATCGCCGACCATTACGCCCGGACGGCGTGA
- a CDS encoding sensor histidine kinase, with protein sequence MTRRPLPMTAMVRRLLPTTERARLTALYGGLLLLAGGVLAGVIYALVQDDLDARFGRAVTPVPRGPRMNPDEVPPGSVRGDEYTVVPANEVGEAARTRTVAALTATTLSRLLTVSGVALGVFAVLSLFLAWWMAGRVLRPVGVITATARKLSGENLHQRIDLKGPPGELKALADTFDQMLGRLEQLVTAQQRFAANAAHELRTPLAVQRAAAEIGLADADPERVAWIRAELIKAADSSERLIESLLLLAATDQGVQRREDVEMNETVAVVTAGFSDEARERAITVTTTVEPLRVPGDPVLLAHLVRNLVANAVAYNHQGGRVRVQLTGRVLRVSNTGPEIPADTVHRLFEPFRRLNERTHTAGEGAGLGLSIVASIARAHGAEATADANPDGGLSVSVRFP encoded by the coding sequence ATGACGCGCCGACCGCTTCCCATGACCGCGATGGTGCGCCGACTGCTTCCCACCACGGAGCGGGCCCGTCTCACCGCCCTCTACGGAGGGCTCCTGCTGCTGGCCGGAGGCGTCCTGGCCGGTGTCATCTACGCACTCGTCCAGGACGACCTGGACGCACGTTTCGGCAGGGCGGTCACCCCCGTGCCGCGCGGGCCGCGGATGAACCCCGACGAAGTCCCTCCCGGCTCCGTACGGGGGGACGAGTACACCGTCGTCCCGGCGAACGAGGTGGGCGAGGCGGCCAGGACACGGACGGTGGCGGCCCTCACCGCCACCACCCTCAGCCGCCTGCTGACCGTCTCGGGCGTCGCGCTCGGCGTCTTCGCGGTGCTCTCGCTCTTCCTGGCCTGGTGGATGGCGGGCCGGGTGCTGCGCCCGGTCGGTGTCATCACCGCCACCGCGCGCAAGCTCTCCGGGGAGAACCTCCACCAGCGCATCGACCTCAAGGGGCCGCCCGGGGAGCTCAAGGCGCTGGCCGACACCTTCGATCAGATGCTGGGCCGGCTGGAGCAGCTGGTGACGGCCCAGCAGCGGTTCGCGGCGAACGCCGCGCACGAGCTGCGCACACCGCTGGCCGTCCAGCGGGCCGCCGCCGAGATCGGCCTGGCCGACGCCGACCCCGAACGCGTGGCGTGGATCCGGGCCGAGCTGATCAAGGCCGCGGACAGCAGCGAAAGACTCATCGAGTCGCTTCTCCTGCTCGCCGCCACCGACCAGGGCGTCCAGCGCCGCGAGGACGTCGAGATGAACGAGACGGTCGCGGTGGTCACCGCCGGGTTCTCCGACGAGGCCCGCGAAAGGGCGATCACCGTCACGACCACCGTGGAGCCGCTGAGGGTTCCGGGCGACCCGGTCCTGCTCGCCCATCTGGTCCGCAATCTCGTCGCCAACGCGGTGGCGTACAACCACCAGGGCGGCCGCGTCCGCGTCCAGCTCACCGGCCGGGTACTGCGGGTCTCCAACACCGGCCCGGAGATCCCCGCGGACACCGTCCACCGGCTCTTCGAACCGTTCCGCCGTCTGAACGAGCGCACGCACACCGCTGGGGAAGGCGCCGGACTCGGCCTGTCCATCGTCGCGTCCATCGCGCGGGCCCACGGCGCCGAGGCCACCGCGGACGCCAACCCGGACGGCGGCCTCTCGGTCAGCGTCCGCTTCCCATGA
- a CDS encoding response regulator transcription factor, which produces MRVLVVEDNAFLAEMIADGMRRDAITVDIALDGVSALRKLQFGDYDVLVLDRDLPGMHGDEVCRRLVAEGLLTRVLMLTASVTVPERVAGLSLGADDYLTKPFAYEELLARVLALGRRVQPALPPVIERAGITLDTARRQADRDGVALSLTRKEFAVLETLMRANGAVVSGEDLIEKVWEENAGYDTNPVRVALSRLRTKLGGPPVIETVPGAGYRIAPTPGSRRAGR; this is translated from the coding sequence ATGCGTGTTCTGGTGGTGGAAGACAACGCGTTCCTCGCCGAGATGATCGCCGACGGTATGCGTCGCGACGCGATCACGGTCGACATCGCTCTCGACGGAGTCAGCGCTCTGCGCAAGCTCCAGTTCGGCGACTACGACGTCCTCGTACTCGATCGCGACCTTCCCGGTATGCACGGCGACGAGGTGTGCCGCCGCCTGGTCGCCGAGGGCCTGCTCACCCGGGTGCTGATGCTCACCGCCTCGGTGACCGTTCCCGAGCGGGTGGCGGGGCTGAGCCTCGGCGCCGACGACTACCTCACCAAGCCGTTCGCCTACGAGGAGTTGCTCGCCCGCGTGCTCGCGCTCGGCCGCCGCGTCCAGCCCGCGCTGCCACCGGTGATCGAGCGTGCCGGGATCACCCTGGACACCGCCCGCCGGCAGGCCGACCGGGACGGCGTGGCGCTCTCCCTGACCCGCAAGGAGTTCGCCGTCCTCGAAACGCTGATGCGCGCGAACGGCGCCGTCGTCAGCGGCGAGGACCTCATCGAGAAGGTGTGGGAGGAGAACGCCGGGTACGACACCAACCCCGTGCGCGTCGCCCTGAGCCGCCTGCGCACCAAGCTCGGCGGCCCGCCGGTGATCGAGACCGTACCCGGCGCCGGATACCGGATCGCCCCCACCCCGGGTTCCAGGCGGGCCGGGCGATGA
- a CDS encoding efflux RND transporter periplasmic adaptor subunit, which translates to MRRAAIVGSLVAVAAVIGGGVAVTGLAQPQKDESGPRRSQLPATTQPVERGDLTSSTSVDGTLGYSQERKLNAGASGTLTRVARSGSTVKRDGRLYALDGKDIRLMYGSEPMYRTLKKGDTGTDVKQLKENLVELGYGGALVADDEFTAGTTAAVERWQEDHGLKETGRIGSDQIAFASGPLRVQSVNASVGDVAAPGQKIMTTTGSDRVVRLEVKVSEAALAKPDHKVRVELPDGTVADGTVSSVGEVATTGDDPDDKTPKVGVTVTFDDPGAVEGVDKSPATVRFTGRTRKDVLSVPVSALLALEDGSFGVQVVVGGKAHEVKVRLGMFAQGRVEVSGAGLRDGMRVGVPTT; encoded by the coding sequence ATGAGGCGGGCAGCCATCGTCGGATCGCTGGTGGCGGTCGCGGCCGTCATCGGCGGCGGCGTCGCCGTGACGGGACTGGCCCAGCCGCAGAAGGACGAATCCGGGCCGCGGCGGTCCCAGCTGCCCGCGACAACACAACCCGTCGAGCGCGGCGACCTGACCAGCAGCACCAGCGTCGACGGCACGCTCGGCTACTCCCAGGAACGCAAGCTGAACGCCGGGGCGTCCGGCACCCTCACCCGGGTGGCCCGCAGCGGCTCCACCGTCAAGCGGGACGGCCGTCTGTACGCCCTGGACGGCAAGGACATACGCCTGATGTACGGGAGCGAGCCGATGTACCGGACGCTGAAGAAGGGCGACACGGGCACCGACGTCAAGCAGTTGAAGGAGAACCTCGTCGAGCTCGGGTACGGCGGCGCCCTCGTGGCCGACGACGAGTTCACCGCGGGCACGACCGCGGCCGTCGAACGCTGGCAGGAGGACCACGGGCTGAAGGAGACCGGCCGGATCGGATCCGACCAGATCGCCTTCGCGTCCGGCCCACTGCGGGTGCAGAGCGTGAACGCGTCGGTCGGCGACGTGGCGGCGCCGGGCCAGAAGATCATGACCACCACCGGTTCCGACCGGGTCGTACGCCTCGAGGTCAAGGTCTCCGAGGCCGCGCTGGCCAAGCCGGACCACAAGGTGCGGGTGGAGTTGCCCGACGGAACCGTCGCCGACGGGACGGTCTCCTCCGTGGGCGAGGTCGCCACGACGGGGGACGACCCGGACGACAAGACCCCGAAGGTCGGCGTCACCGTCACCTTCGACGATCCCGGCGCGGTGGAGGGTGTCGACAAGTCCCCCGCCACCGTCAGGTTCACCGGCCGGACCCGCAAGGACGTGCTCAGCGTTCCGGTCAGCGCCCTGCTCGCTCTGGAGGACGGCTCGTTCGGCGTCCAGGTCGTCGTGGGCGGCAAGGCACACGAGGTCAAGGTGCGGCTCGGCATGTTCGCCCAAGGCCGGGTCGAGGTCTCCGGCGCCGGGCTGCGGGACGGTATGCGGGTCGGGGTGCCCACGACATGA
- a CDS encoding ABC transporter ATP-binding protein produces MTAPDNAARTGPVVRLTGVTKEYPGGVVALRGVDLTIGRGELVAIVGPSGSGKSTLLHIVGTLDQPTAGSVTIAGHGAAGLGDRGLSALRAQHIGFVFQAFHLVPGMSAQANVAEGLLYSGLPRAERRRRAVETLERVGLGDRLNHRPHELSGGQKQRVAIARAVVGEPDLLLADEPTGALDSASGEAVVELIHELNEEGATIAVITHDTEIAARLPRQVRIRDGGIVQDTAHGHGHAGTPGHVPSEAR; encoded by the coding sequence ATGACCGCCCCTGACAACGCAGCCCGGACCGGACCCGTGGTGCGGCTGACGGGTGTGACCAAGGAGTACCCGGGCGGGGTCGTGGCCCTGCGCGGTGTGGATCTGACCATCGGCCGGGGCGAACTGGTGGCCATCGTCGGCCCGTCGGGGTCGGGCAAGTCGACCCTGCTGCACATCGTGGGCACCCTCGACCAGCCTACGGCCGGTTCGGTCACCATCGCGGGCCATGGCGCGGCCGGGCTCGGCGACCGCGGCCTGTCCGCGCTGCGCGCCCAGCACATCGGCTTCGTCTTCCAGGCGTTCCACCTCGTACCGGGCATGAGCGCGCAGGCCAACGTCGCCGAGGGGCTGCTCTACTCCGGTCTGCCGCGCGCCGAACGCCGCAGGCGCGCGGTTGAGACCCTGGAACGGGTCGGCCTCGGCGACCGGCTGAACCACCGGCCGCATGAGTTGTCCGGCGGTCAGAAGCAGCGGGTCGCCATCGCCCGTGCGGTCGTGGGCGAGCCCGATCTGCTCCTCGCCGACGAGCCGACCGGCGCGCTGGACTCCGCCTCCGGCGAGGCCGTCGTGGAACTCATCCACGAACTCAACGAGGAGGGCGCGACCATCGCGGTCATCACCCACGACACCGAGATCGCCGCCCGTCTGCCCCGGCAGGTGCGGATCCGCGACGGCGGCATCGTCCAGGACACCGCTCACGGCCATGGCCACGCGGGTACCCCCGGCCACGTACCGAGCGAGGCCCGGTGA
- a CDS encoding ABC transporter permease yields the protein MAGMRNRPMRVVLSALGIAIGIATMISVVGISASSKENLLRELDKLGTNMLVVTPGTDLVTQKPAPMAEDAAGRVARIDGVEHVGATGLLDHTVRRSEKIDDMITGGISVQSATEDLLTTLRGSMRSGTWLNAATGKYPSVVLGDVAARRLGITEPGQRVYIDDEYFTVLGVLDELPLAPEIARSALVGWEVGRTRLGFDGRPTTIYERSADGRVEPVHSLIPRTVDPQTPHNVEVTDPSSGLQAKAAAEGAFSNLLLGLGGVALLVGGVGVANTMIISVLERRYEIGLRRSIGATRGQIRGQFVTESLLLSGLGGLVGILLGAAVTGGYAAGNGIPWVIPPWTIGGGFGATLVIGTLAGLYPAVRASHLSPTLALHAT from the coding sequence ATGGCCGGGATGCGCAACCGCCCGATGCGCGTGGTGCTGTCCGCTCTCGGGATCGCCATCGGTATCGCGACGATGATCTCGGTGGTCGGCATCTCCGCCTCCAGCAAGGAGAACCTCCTGCGGGAACTCGACAAGCTCGGCACGAACATGCTGGTCGTCACCCCCGGCACGGATCTGGTCACCCAGAAGCCGGCGCCGATGGCCGAGGACGCGGCAGGCAGGGTGGCCCGGATCGACGGCGTCGAGCACGTCGGCGCCACCGGTCTGCTGGATCACACCGTCCGCCGGTCGGAGAAGATCGACGACATGATCACCGGCGGTATCTCGGTCCAGAGCGCCACCGAGGACCTGCTGACCACCCTGCGGGGCAGCATGCGCAGCGGCACCTGGCTCAACGCGGCCACCGGCAAGTACCCCTCGGTGGTGCTCGGCGATGTCGCGGCTCGGCGCCTCGGCATCACCGAGCCCGGCCAGCGGGTCTACATCGACGACGAGTACTTCACCGTCCTCGGCGTCCTCGACGAACTGCCGTTGGCCCCCGAGATCGCCCGCTCCGCCCTGGTCGGCTGGGAGGTCGGACGGACACGACTCGGCTTCGACGGCCGGCCGACCACGATCTACGAACGCTCCGCCGACGGCAGGGTGGAACCGGTCCACAGCCTGATCCCGCGAACGGTCGACCCCCAAACGCCCCATAACGTCGAGGTCACCGACCCGTCGTCCGGGCTCCAGGCCAAGGCCGCCGCCGAGGGCGCCTTCAGCAACCTGCTGCTCGGACTCGGCGGGGTGGCCCTCCTGGTCGGCGGCGTCGGCGTCGCCAACACCATGATCATCTCAGTGCTGGAGCGCCGCTACGAGATCGGCCTGCGCCGCTCCATCGGCGCGACCCGAGGTCAGATCCGGGGCCAGTTCGTCACCGAGTCGCTGCTGCTGTCCGGACTCGGCGGTCTCGTCGGCATCCTCCTGGGCGCCGCCGTCACCGGCGGCTACGCGGCCGGCAACGGCATTCCCTGGGTGATCCCGCCGTGGACGATCGGCGGCGGTTTCGGCGCCACCCTCGTCATCGGCACCCTCGCGGGCCTCTACCCGGCGGTCCGCGCCTCCCATCTGTCCCCGACCCTCGCGCTCCACGCGACCTGA
- a CDS encoding alpha/beta fold hydrolase yields MAPVIPGFDYRRVPVADGVSLNVAVAGSGSPVVLLHGFPQTHLMWRHVAADLAADHTVICPDLRGYGASDKPAADADGETDADPAAYAKRTMAADIVALARALGHDRFALAGHDRGALVAFRAGLDHPATVTHLACLDVLPTLDMWDVLHGTTAAVGFHLFLMAQPPGLPERMIAACPDDFFGHFLDLWVGDPRAIPAEVRTAYLDACRAAVPSIVADYRASAGVDVEHDRADRDAGRRLTMPLAVIQQDWGAALGYDAAALWRAWADDLEHHTVGHGHFMAEEAPADIAKALRELLTR; encoded by the coding sequence ATGGCCCCTGTCATTCCCGGCTTCGACTACCGCCGCGTCCCCGTCGCCGACGGCGTGTCCCTGAACGTGGCCGTCGCGGGCTCCGGCAGCCCCGTCGTCCTGCTGCACGGCTTCCCGCAGACCCACCTCATGTGGCGGCACGTGGCCGCCGACCTCGCGGCCGATCACACCGTGATCTGCCCCGATCTGCGCGGCTACGGCGCGAGCGACAAACCGGCGGCCGATGCCGACGGGGAGACCGACGCCGACCCCGCCGCCTACGCCAAGCGCACCATGGCCGCCGACATCGTCGCCCTGGCCCGCGCGCTCGGTCATGACCGCTTCGCGCTGGCCGGTCATGACCGCGGCGCCCTGGTCGCCTTCCGGGCGGGCCTCGACCACCCGGCGACGGTCACCCATCTCGCCTGCCTGGACGTGCTGCCGACCCTCGACATGTGGGACGTGCTGCACGGCACCACCGCCGCCGTCGGCTTCCACCTCTTTCTGATGGCGCAGCCCCCGGGGCTGCCCGAGCGGATGATCGCCGCCTGCCCCGACGACTTCTTCGGCCACTTCCTCGACCTGTGGGTGGGCGACCCGCGGGCCATCCCCGCCGAGGTCCGTACCGCCTATCTGGACGCCTGCCGCGCCGCGGTGCCGTCGATCGTGGCCGACTACCGGGCCTCCGCCGGTGTCGACGTCGAGCACGACCGGGCCGACCGGGACGCCGGGCGCCGGCTGACGATGCCGCTCGCCGTCATCCAGCAGGACTGGGGCGCCGCCCTCGGCTATGACGCGGCGGCGCTCTGGCGCGCCTGGGCCGACGATCTGGAGCACCACACCGTCGGCCACGGCCACTTCATGGCCGAGGAGGCACCCGCCGACATCGCCAAGGCGCTGCGGGAGCTCCTCACCCGCTAG
- a CDS encoding AfsR/SARP family transcriptional regulator — translation MRVGFGVLGPVVAWDADAGGRAIALKGPRHREVLARLIVARRRVVPVSRLIEDLWAEPPPGAVGAVRTFVAALRRALEPQRPPRTPARLLVTEGPGYALRADPDAVDAWRFERDVAAAATLPPDGALPRLEEALSRWRGPAYAEFADEGWARGERSRLAELRLHAVERQAEARLALGRAAEAVPDLEAHLAEHPWREGAWRALALALYRTGRQGDALAVLRRARSLLVEQLGVDPGPELRRLETDILGQAPHLDPAAARGGAAAQVWADATAAYDRAVASGARTRLESTAALLRDLSMTGGGGLLTARRQRVTAVAAAEELGDPELTARVIGAYDVPAIWTRLDDPEQAASIVRTAERTLAALAAGSGPVGHDAIRARLLATIAVESRGGRSERGRQAARQAEEIARRLDDPGLLAFALNGVFMQSFERAGLAPRRDATGAELIALAARHGLVAFEVLGHLIRLQARGALGDFAAADRHAAAAERLGERHERPLVGVFTAWYRALRLAATGRAAEAVVEVADEAVAETTDQAVVETADQAAAEATDRAAAEVADEAAVEAAYRDAAARLDGAGMPGLERGLPQLALLCLRVERGRPAPTDADLDWGPYAPWARPLVLLAQDRRAEAAAALREVPEPPRDLLLEALWCLTGQAAIAVGDRETIARAHAALTPAAAELAGAGSGLLTLGPVSRHLADLAEALR, via the coding sequence ATGCGGGTCGGTTTCGGGGTGCTGGGGCCGGTGGTGGCCTGGGACGCGGACGCCGGCGGGCGCGCGATCGCGCTCAAAGGTCCACGGCACCGCGAGGTGCTGGCCCGGCTGATCGTCGCCCGCCGCCGTGTCGTACCCGTCTCCCGGCTGATCGAGGACCTGTGGGCGGAGCCGCCACCGGGCGCGGTGGGCGCGGTGCGTACGTTCGTGGCCGCGCTGCGCCGCGCGCTGGAGCCGCAGCGCCCGCCGCGCACCCCGGCCCGGCTGCTGGTCACCGAGGGCCCCGGGTACGCGCTGCGGGCCGATCCGGACGCGGTGGACGCCTGGCGCTTCGAACGGGACGTGGCCGCCGCCGCGACCCTGCCGCCGGACGGTGCGCTGCCCCGGCTGGAGGAGGCGCTGAGCCGGTGGCGCGGACCCGCGTACGCGGAGTTCGCCGACGAGGGCTGGGCCCGGGGCGAGCGCTCCCGGCTGGCGGAGCTGCGGCTGCACGCCGTCGAGCGGCAGGCGGAGGCCCGGCTGGCGCTGGGCCGGGCCGCCGAGGCGGTGCCGGACCTGGAGGCGCATCTGGCCGAGCACCCCTGGCGCGAGGGCGCCTGGCGGGCGCTGGCCCTCGCGCTGTACCGCACCGGACGCCAGGGCGACGCGCTGGCGGTACTGCGCCGGGCCCGCTCCCTGCTGGTCGAGCAGCTGGGCGTGGACCCCGGCCCGGAGCTGCGCCGCCTGGAGACGGACATCCTCGGCCAGGCGCCCCACCTCGACCCCGCCGCGGCGCGGGGCGGCGCGGCGGCCCAGGTGTGGGCGGACGCGACCGCCGCGTACGACCGCGCCGTGGCCTCCGGCGCCCGCACCCGCCTGGAGTCGACGGCCGCCCTGCTCCGCGACCTCTCGATGACCGGTGGCGGCGGCCTGCTGACGGCCCGCCGACAACGCGTGACGGCCGTGGCGGCGGCGGAAGAACTGGGCGACCCCGAACTGACCGCCCGCGTCATCGGCGCCTACGACGTCCCCGCGATCTGGACCCGCCTGGACGACCCCGAACAGGCGGCATCGATCGTAAGGACAGCCGAACGCACGTTGGCCGCGCTCGCGGCCGGTTCCGGGCCGGTCGGCCATGACGCGATCCGCGCCCGGCTGCTGGCGACGATCGCCGTCGAGTCGCGCGGTGGGCGGTCCGAGCGGGGGCGGCAGGCGGCTCGGCAGGCCGAGGAGATCGCCCGGCGGCTGGACGATCCCGGGCTGCTGGCATTCGCGCTGAACGGCGTCTTCATGCAGAGCTTCGAGCGCGCGGGGCTGGCGCCGCGCCGGGACGCGACCGGGGCCGAGCTGATCGCCCTCGCGGCGCGGCACGGGCTGGTCGCCTTCGAGGTGCTCGGCCATCTCATCCGGCTCCAGGCCCGCGGCGCGCTCGGGGACTTCGCGGCGGCCGACCGGCACGCGGCCGCCGCCGAGCGGCTGGGCGAGCGCCATGAGCGGCCGCTGGTGGGGGTGTTCACCGCGTGGTACCGGGCGCTGCGGCTGGCCGCGACGGGACGGGCGGCCGAGGCAGTGGTCGAGGTCGCGGACGAGGCTGTGGCCGAGACCACGGACCAGGCGGTGGTCGAGACCGCGGACCAGGCGGCGGCCGAGGCCACGGACCGGGCGGCGGCCGAGGTCGCGGACGAGGCCGCGGTCGAGGCGGCCTACCGGGACGCCGCCGCGCGGCTGGACGGCGCCGGGATGCCCGGCCTGGAGCGCGGCCTGCCACAGCTCGCGCTGCTCTGTCTGCGCGTGGAGCGGGGGCGCCCCGCCCCGACCGACGCGGACCTCGACTGGGGGCCGTACGCGCCCTGGGCCCGCCCGCTGGTGCTGCTGGCCCAGGACCGCCGCGCCGAGGCCGCGGCGGCGCTGCGCGAAGTCCCGGAGCCGCCCCGCGATCTGCTGCTGGAGGCGCTGTGGTGTCTCACCGGGCAGGCGGCCATCGCCGTCGGCGACCGGGAGACGATCGCGCGCGCCCACGCGGCGTTGACCCCGGCGGCGGCCGAGCTCGCCGGGGCGGGCAGCGGTCTGCTCACCCTGGGCCCGGTCTCCCGGCACCTGGCCGATCTGGCCGAGGCCCTGCGGTGA
- the tsaD gene encoding tRNA (adenosine(37)-N6)-threonylcarbamoyltransferase complex transferase subunit TsaD, translating into MADEPLVLGIETSCDETGVGIVRGHTLLADAVASSVDEHARFGGVVPEVASRAHLEAMVPTIQRALKEAGVAASDLDGIAVTAGPGLAGALLVGVSAAKAYAYALGKPLYGVNHLASHICVDQLEHGPLPEPTMALLVSGGHSSLLLAPDITADVRPLGSTIDDAAGEAFDKIARVLNLGFPGGPVIDRIAREGDPDAIAFPRGLTGPRDAAYDFSFSGLKTAVARWIEAKRAAGEEVPIADVSASFQEAVVDVLTRKAVRACKDEGVEHLMIGGGVAANSRLRAMAERRCEDAGLTLRVPRPKLCTDNGAMVAALGAEMVARGRSASAWDLSADSSLPVTDPHVPDPDAHSHSNSHSHDHVHELSRKNLYA; encoded by the coding sequence ATGGCTGACGAACCCCTCGTCCTCGGCATCGAGACCTCCTGCGACGAGACCGGCGTCGGCATCGTCCGCGGCCACACCCTCCTCGCTGACGCCGTCGCCTCCAGCGTGGACGAGCACGCCCGCTTCGGGGGGGTGGTCCCGGAGGTCGCCAGCCGCGCCCATCTGGAGGCGATGGTCCCCACGATCCAGCGCGCGCTGAAGGAGGCCGGGGTCGCCGCCTCCGACCTCGACGGCATCGCCGTCACCGCGGGCCCCGGGCTCGCGGGCGCGCTGCTGGTCGGCGTCTCGGCCGCCAAGGCGTACGCCTACGCCCTCGGCAAGCCGCTCTACGGCGTCAACCACCTCGCCTCCCACATCTGCGTCGACCAGCTGGAGCACGGTCCGCTGCCCGAGCCGACGATGGCGCTGCTGGTGAGCGGCGGGCACTCGTCGCTGCTCCTCGCGCCCGACATCACCGCCGACGTCCGCCCGCTCGGCTCGACCATCGACGACGCGGCGGGCGAGGCGTTCGACAAGATCGCCCGGGTGCTGAACCTGGGCTTCCCCGGCGGGCCCGTCATCGACCGCATCGCCCGCGAGGGCGACCCGGACGCGATCGCCTTCCCGCGCGGGCTGACCGGCCCTCGGGACGCCGCGTACGACTTCTCCTTCTCGGGGCTGAAGACCGCCGTCGCCCGCTGGATCGAGGCGAAGCGGGCGGCGGGCGAGGAGGTCCCGATCGCCGATGTCTCGGCCTCCTTCCAGGAGGCGGTCGTGGACGTGCTGACCCGCAAGGCCGTCCGCGCCTGCAAGGACGAGGGCGTGGAGCACCTGATGATCGGCGGCGGCGTCGCCGCCAACTCCCGGCTGCGGGCGATGGCCGAACGCCGCTGCGAGGACGCGGGCCTCACCCTGCGGGTGCCGCGGCCGAAGCTGTGCACGGACAACGGGGCGATGGTCGCGGCGCTCGGCGCGGAGATGGTGGCGCGGGGGCGGTCGGCGTCGGCGTGGGACCTGTCGGCCGACTCGTCCCTCCCGGTGACCGACCCACACGTCCCGGACCCGGACGCGCACTCCCACTCCAACTCCCACTCCCACGACCATGTGCACGAGCTGAGCCGGAAGAACCTGTACGCATGA
- the rimI gene encoding ribosomal protein S18-alanine N-acetyltransferase codes for MRWWDLERVMELEEELFPEDAWSRGMFWSELAHARGRDATRHYVVAEDGPRLVGYAGLAAVDRTGDVQTIAAARDQWGTGLGARLLTDLLTAATAFECREVLLEMRVDNARAQRLYERFGFEPIGIRKGYYQPGNVDALVMRLADPATASAVTASAATTANGEPGEPGESIEPTANTASTAHTANPANPATPSVQGTETHG; via the coding sequence ATGCGCTGGTGGGACCTGGAACGGGTGATGGAGCTCGAGGAGGAGCTGTTCCCCGAGGACGCCTGGTCGCGGGGGATGTTCTGGTCCGAGCTCGCGCACGCCCGGGGCCGGGACGCCACCCGCCACTATGTGGTGGCGGAGGACGGGCCCCGGCTGGTCGGGTACGCCGGGCTCGCGGCCGTCGACCGCACCGGCGACGTCCAGACCATCGCCGCCGCCCGCGACCAGTGGGGCACCGGCCTCGGCGCCCGCCTCCTCACCGACCTCCTTACGGCCGCCACCGCGTTCGAGTGCCGTGAGGTACTGCTGGAGATGCGGGTGGACAACGCCCGCGCCCAGCGGCTGTACGAGCGCTTCGGCTTCGAACCCATCGGCATACGCAAGGGCTACTACCAGCCCGGCAATGTGGACGCCCTGGTCATGCGGCTGGCCGACCCGGCGACGGCGAGTGCGGTGACGGCGAGCGCCGCGACGACCGCGAACGGCGAGCCCGGCGAGCCCGGCGAGTCCATCGAACCCACGGCGAACACGGCGTCCACCGCGCACACGGCCAACCCCGCGAACCCCGCGACCCCATCAGTACAAGGAACCGAGACCCATGGCTGA